One window from the genome of Diospyros lotus cultivar Yz01 chromosome 11, ASM1463336v1, whole genome shotgun sequence encodes:
- the LOC127812890 gene encoding glutamate receptor 2.7-like isoform X1 gives MRNLSPQVNFFFIAFLLIMILPSMAVADDQLNNSSGATAVHVGVVLDMKGMLGKMGLSCISMALSDFYASHASYRTRVVLKPRDSKGDDLGAADAALYLLKYARVHAIVGPSTSTQADFVIDLGTKAQVPIISFSTTSPSLSPLRTPYFVRVAQNDSSQAKAIAAIIRAFGWREVIPIYVDNAFGEGIMPSMADALHEIDARIPYRSIIPPSATGNQIFAELYKLKTKQTRVFIVHMFPYMASQLFMKAKEIGMMSDEYVWIITDAVGNDLTSLDPQVIDSMQGVLGVKPYVVPTKQLENFRGRWKTKFKQGIDADLNVFGLWAYDAATALAMAVEVVGATNTIAFLETNASRKSTDLETLAVSQMGPKLIQALKNAKFQGLSGHFQMVDGQLHTSAYQVVNVIGNGHKGIGFWTAEKGLTKGFNLTSTTTVAYSTSKDNLGSIIWPGDTTSPPKGRVDNPLDGKKLRIGVPLNTGFTELVKAYGDNKTWLGGYCIEVFNAVMAKLPYPVAYEFIAFVTPDGKSAGTNNELVEQVYKGNFDAAVGDITIAANRSNYVDFSFPFTESGVAVVVQLKDEKKKNAWVFLKPLTWDLWLTSLCSFVSVGFVIWVLEHRINVDFRGPPSYQAGTIFWFAFSTMVFAQKERIVSNLGRFVVIVWCFVVLILIQSYTASLTSMLTVQHLQPSVTDLSELIKRNKNVGCQDGSFVKNILEELGFNESRSIKIYKSSEELDELFRNGSIAAAFDEIPYMQVFLSKYCSKYTMLPPTNRTDGFGFAFPIGSPLVNDVSRAVLSVTRGKLVDIGKALYNDSNCPDSSNSLSSNNVSLGVESFWGLFLIAGLASLSALVIYTIMFVHEHKHILNQLEPNASTMEKIIALANKFDKKALSSHTFKKPGFQDGNTNGEFRNEVHEILGCHKSSMEKIHATLHTVLSELQSLRASQNCVNNQPETNPFAPTKSFQQVNPLSTNHSQPSTDCIIIISD, from the exons GGACTCCAAAGGCGACGACCTTGGTGCTGCTGATgcag CTCTATACTTGCTGAAATATGCTCGAGTGCATGCCATTGTTGGTCCATCAACATCCACGCAAGCTGACTTCGTAATTGATCTTGGCACCAAAGCTCAAGTACCCATTATTTCCTTCTCTACAACAAGCCCTTCTCTATCACCACTTCGGACGCCATATTTCGTTCGCGTCGCGCAGAACGATTCCTCTCAAGCGAAAGCCATTGCTGCCATCATTCGAGCCTTTGGATGGCGAGAAGTTATTCCAATCTACGTAGACAACGCATTTGGGGAGGGAATAATGCCTTCGATGGCCGATGCCTTGCACGAAATTGATGCTCGAATACCTTACAGGAGCATCATTCCTCCCTCGGCCACAGGCAATCAAATTTTTGCCGAGCTTTACAAGTTGAAGACAAAGCAAACTAGAGTGTTCATTGTCCACATGTTTCCTTATATGGCCTCTCAACTGTTTATGAAAGCAAAAGAGATTGGAATGATGAGCGACGAGTATGTTTGGATCATAACCGATGCAGTGGGAAATGACTTGACTTCTTTGGATCCCCAAGTCATCGATTCAATGCAAGGAGTATTGGGCGTAAAGCCTTATGTCGTCCCAACAAAACAGTTAGAGAATTTCAGAGGTAGGTGGAAAACCAAGTTTAAGCAAGGGATTGATGCTGATCTAAATGTTTTTGGACTATGGGCATATGATGCTGCTACTGCACTGGCTATGGCGGTGGAGGTAGTTGGCGCCACAAATACTATTGCCTTTCTTGAGACGAACGCATCAAGAAAATCAACAGATCTTGAAACTTTAGCGGTCTCTCAAATGGGCCCAAAACTTATCCAAGCTCTTAAAAATGCTAAATTTCAAGGACTCAGTGGACATTTCCAAATGGTTGATGGGCAGCTACACACATCAGCATACCAGGTAGTTAATGTGATTGGCAATGGTCACAAGGGAATCGGATTTTGGACAGCAGAAAAGGGACTCACCAAAGGCTTCAACCTTACTAGTACTACAACTGTGGCTTATTCCACTTCCAAGGACAATCTTGGATCAATTATATGGCCAGGTGACACTACGTCTCCGCCCAAAGGTCGGGTGGACAATCCCTTAGATGGTAAGAAGCTGAGAATAGGAGTTCCACTCAATACTGGCTTCACTGAACTTGTGAAGGCGTATGGTGATAATAAGACTTGGCTTGGAGGTTACTGCATTGAAGTGTTTAATGCCGTAATGGCCAAGTTGCCATATCCAGTTGCATACGAATTTATTGCATTTGTAACTCCTGATGGGAAGAGTGCAGGCACCAACAATGAATTGGTGGAGCAAGTTTATAAAGGG AACTTTGATGCAGCAGTTGGAGATATTACCATCGCGGCAAATAGGTCAAACTACGTGGACTTCAGTTTTCCTTTCACCGAGTCTGGGGTGGCAGTGGTGGTGCAACTTaaggatgagaagaagaaaaatgcatGGGTGTTCTTGAAGCCTCTGACTTGGGATCTTTGGTTAACAAGTTTATGTTCATTCGTTTCCGTTGGCTTTGTGATTTGGGTTCTTGAACATCGGATAAATGTGGACTTCCGGGGGCCTCCTTCTTATCAGGCTGGAACCATTTTCTGGTTCGCCTTCTCCACCATGGTCTTTGCCCAGA AGGAAAGGATTGTGAGCAACTTGGGCAGGTTTGTGGTGATTGTGTGGTGTTTTGTGGTGCTGATACTGATTCAAAGTTACACGGCGAGCCTAACTTCAATGTTAACAGTTCAACACCTTCAACCCAGTGTTACAGATCTAAGTGAACTTATAAAGAGAAATAAGAATGTGGGTTGTCAAGATGGTTCTTTCGTCAAAAACATCCTAGAAGAGTTGGGTTTTAACGAGTCTAGATCAATCAAGATCTACAAGTCTTCTGAGGAATTGGATGAACTCTTTAGAAATGGCAGTATTGCTGCTGCTTTCGATGAAATCCCCTACATGCAGGTTTTTCTCTCCAAATATTGCTCCAAATACACTATGCTTCCACCAACTAATAGAACAGATGGCTTTGGCTTT GCATTTCCAATTGGTTCTCCACTAGTAAATGATGTCTCAAGAGCAGTCTTGAGTGTGACTAGAGGAAAGCTGGTGGATATAGGGAAAGCCCTCTATAACGATAGCAATTGCCCAGATTCCAGCAACTCCCTTTCTTCCAACAATGTTAGCCTTGGTGTTGAGAGCTTCTGGGGCTTGTTCCTCATTGCTGGCTTGGCATCACTTTCAGCTCTCGTAATATATACCATCATGTTTGTACATGAGCATAAGCACATATTAAACCAGCTTGAGCCCAATGCTTCAACAATGGAAAAGATCATCGCGCTGGCTAATAAGTTTGATAAAAAAGCCCTCTCTAGCCATACTTTCAAGAAGCCTGGATTTCAAGATGGGAACACCAATGGTGAGTTCCGAAACGAAGTTCATGAAATCTTGGGATGCCATAAATCTAGTATGGAAAAAATCCATGCTACCCTCCATACCGTATTATCCGAGCTTCAATCCCTTCGTGCCTCACAAAATTGTGTCAATAACCAGCCCGAAACAAACCCCTTTGCTCCTACTAAATCCTTCCAACAAGTTAACCCACTGTCAACTAATCACTCCCAACCTTCCACAGACTGCATCATTATCATCTCAGACTGA
- the LOC127812890 gene encoding glutamate receptor 2.7-like isoform X2 → MRNLSPQVNFFYIAFVLIMILPSMAMAYDQLNNSGGATAVHVGVVLDMKGMLGKMGLSCISMALSDFYASHASYRTKVVLKPRDSKGDDLGAAAAALYLLKYARVHAIVGPSTSTQADFVIDLGTKAQVPIISFSTTSPSLSPLRTPYFVRVAQNDSSQAKAIAAIIRAFGWREVIPIYVDNAFGEGIMPSMADALHEIDARIPYRSIIPPSATGNQIFAELYKLKTKQTRVFIVHMFPYMASQLFMKAKEIGMMSDEYVWIITDAVGNDLTSLDPQVIDSMQGVLGVKPYVVPTKQLENFRGRWKTKFKQGIDADLNVFGLWAYDAATALAMAVEVVGATNTIAFLETNASRKSTDLETLAVSQMGPKLIQALKNAKFQGLSGHFQMVDGQLHTSAYQVVNVIGNGHKGIGFWTAEKGLTKGFNLTSTTTVAYSTSKDNLGSIIWPGDTTSPPKGRVDNPLDGKKLRIGVPLNTGFTELVKAYGDNKTWLGGYCIEVFNAVMAKLPYPVAYEFIAFVTPDGKSAGTNNELVEQVYKGNFDAAVGDITIAANRSNYVDFSFPFTESGVAVVVQLKDEKKKNAWVFLKPLTWDLWLTSLCSFVSVGFVIWVLEHRINVDFRGPPSYQAGTIFWFAFSTMVFAQKERIVSNLGRFVVIVWCFVVLILIQSYTASLTSMLTVQHLQPSVTDLSELIKRNKNVGCQDGSFVKNILEELGFNESRSIKIYKSSEELDELFRNGSIAAAFDEIPYMQVFLSKYCSKYTMLPPTNRTDGFGFAFPIGSPLVNDVSRAVLSVTRGKLVDIGKALYNDSNCPDSSNSLSSNNVSLGVESFWGLFLIAGLASLSALVIYTIMFVHEHKHILNQLEPNASTMEKIIALANKFDKKALSSHTFKKPGFQDGNTNGEFRNEVHEILGCHKSSMEKIHATLHTVLSELQSLRASQNCVNNQPETNPFAPTKSFQQVNPLSTNHSQPSTDCIIIISD, encoded by the exons CTCTATACTTGCTGAAATATGCTCGAGTGCATGCCATTGTTGGTCCATCAACATCCACGCAAGCTGACTTCGTAATTGATCTTGGCACCAAAGCTCAAGTACCCATTATTTCCTTCTCTACAACAAGCCCTTCTCTATCACCACTTCGGACGCCATATTTCGTTCGCGTCGCGCAGAACGATTCCTCTCAAGCGAAAGCCATTGCTGCCATCATTCGAGCCTTTGGATGGCGAGAAGTTATTCCAATCTACGTAGACAACGCATTTGGGGAGGGAATAATGCCTTCGATGGCCGATGCCTTGCACGAAATTGATGCTCGAATACCTTACAGGAGCATCATTCCTCCCTCGGCCACAGGCAATCAAATTTTTGCCGAGCTTTACAAGTTGAAGACAAAGCAAACTAGAGTGTTCATTGTCCACATGTTTCCTTATATGGCCTCTCAACTGTTTATGAAAGCAAAAGAGATTGGAATGATGAGCGACGAGTATGTTTGGATCATAACCGATGCAGTGGGAAATGACTTGACTTCTTTGGATCCCCAAGTCATCGATTCAATGCAAGGAGTATTGGGCGTAAAGCCTTATGTCGTCCCAACAAAACAGTTAGAGAATTTCAGAGGTAGGTGGAAAACCAAGTTTAAGCAAGGGATTGATGCTGATCTAAATGTTTTTGGACTATGGGCATATGATGCTGCTACTGCACTGGCTATGGCGGTGGAGGTAGTTGGCGCCACAAATACTATTGCCTTTCTTGAGACGAACGCATCAAGAAAATCAACAGATCTTGAAACTTTAGCGGTCTCTCAAATGGGCCCAAAACTTATCCAAGCTCTTAAAAATGCTAAATTTCAAGGACTCAGTGGACATTTCCAAATGGTTGATGGGCAGCTACACACATCAGCATACCAGGTAGTTAATGTGATTGGCAATGGTCACAAGGGAATCGGATTTTGGACAGCAGAAAAGGGACTCACCAAAGGCTTCAACCTTACTAGTACTACAACTGTGGCTTATTCCACTTCCAAGGACAATCTTGGATCAATTATATGGCCAGGTGACACTACGTCTCCGCCCAAAGGTCGGGTGGACAATCCCTTAGATGGTAAGAAGCTGAGAATAGGAGTTCCACTCAATACTGGCTTCACTGAACTTGTGAAGGCGTATGGTGATAATAAGACTTGGCTTGGAGGTTACTGCATTGAAGTGTTTAATGCCGTAATGGCCAAGTTGCCATATCCAGTTGCATACGAATTTATTGCATTTGTAACTCCTGATGGGAAGAGTGCAGGCACCAACAATGAATTGGTGGAGCAAGTTTATAAAGGG AACTTTGATGCAGCAGTTGGAGATATTACCATCGCGGCAAATAGGTCAAACTACGTGGACTTCAGTTTTCCTTTCACCGAGTCTGGGGTGGCAGTGGTGGTGCAACTTaaggatgagaagaagaaaaatgcatGGGTGTTCTTGAAGCCTCTGACTTGGGATCTTTGGTTAACAAGTTTATGTTCATTCGTTTCCGTTGGCTTTGTGATTTGGGTTCTTGAACATCGGATAAATGTGGACTTCCGGGGGCCTCCTTCTTATCAGGCTGGAACCATTTTCTGGTTCGCCTTCTCCACCATGGTCTTTGCCCAGA AGGAAAGGATTGTGAGCAACTTGGGCAGGTTTGTGGTGATTGTGTGGTGTTTTGTGGTGCTGATACTGATTCAAAGTTACACGGCGAGCCTAACTTCAATGTTAACAGTTCAACACCTTCAACCCAGTGTTACAGATCTAAGTGAACTTATAAAGAGAAATAAGAATGTGGGTTGTCAAGATGGTTCTTTCGTCAAAAACATCCTAGAAGAGTTGGGTTTTAACGAGTCTAGATCAATCAAGATCTACAAGTCTTCTGAGGAATTGGATGAACTCTTTAGAAATGGCAGTATTGCTGCTGCTTTCGATGAAATCCCCTACATGCAGGTTTTTCTCTCCAAATATTGCTCCAAATACACTATGCTTCCACCAACTAATAGAACAGATGGCTTTGGCTTT GCATTTCCAATTGGTTCTCCACTAGTAAATGATGTCTCAAGAGCAGTCTTGAGTGTGACTAGAGGAAAGCTGGTGGATATAGGGAAAGCCCTCTATAACGATAGCAATTGCCCAGATTCCAGCAACTCCCTTTCTTCCAACAATGTTAGCCTTGGTGTTGAGAGCTTCTGGGGCTTGTTCCTCATTGCTGGCTTGGCATCACTTTCAGCTCTCGTAATATATACCATCATGTTTGTACATGAGCATAAGCACATATTAAACCAGCTTGAGCCCAATGCTTCAACAATGGAAAAGATCATCGCGCTGGCTAATAAGTTTGATAAAAAAGCCCTCTCTAGCCATACTTTCAAGAAGCCTGGATTTCAAGATGGGAACACCAATGGTGAGTTCCGAAACGAAGTTCATGAAATCTTGGGATGCCATAAATCTAGTATGGAAAAAATCCATGCTACCCTCCATACCGTATTATCCGAGCTTCAATCCCTTCGTGCCTCACAAAATTGTGTCAATAACCAGCCCGAAACAAACCCCTTTGCTCCTACTAAATCCTTCCAACAAGTTAACCCACTGTCAACTAATCACTCCCAACCTTCCACAGACTGCATCATTATCATCTCAGACTGA